In one window of Porites lutea chromosome 8, jaPorLute2.1, whole genome shotgun sequence DNA:
- the LOC140946338 gene encoding anaphase-promoting complex subunit 13-like yields the protein MSQDSELSYAHRDGRLLELIDEAWHKDKLPNDEISVPEFELPPVDDSDHNGITDSLKEQEQKWTDLGIQQLQESQQNSGN from the exons ATGTCGCAG GATAGTGAACTTTCTTACGCTCATCGAGATGGGCGGTTATTGGAGTTGATCGACGAAGCCTGGCACAAGGACAAGTTGCCCAACGATG AGATTTCTGTTCCTGAATTTGAACTTCCACCGGTTGATGACAGTGACC ACAATGGAATAACAGACTCACTAAAAGAACAGGAACAAAAATGGACAGATCTTGGAATTCAACAGCTACAAGAATCACAGCAAAACAGTGGAAACTAG